The following coding sequences are from one Salvia hispanica cultivar TCC Black 2014 chromosome 3, UniMelb_Shisp_WGS_1.0, whole genome shotgun sequence window:
- the LOC125216151 gene encoding uncharacterized protein LOC125216151 isoform X3 encodes MESEDGDKYQLLYPLQFPEDYPFTSIFELNFPSLNRPPYRTPLGIPGTMMGHQNHHHQDHQSKVLYELSALVLNIIRSPPTAAPRRRWDALSFQSMTPAGFASLLLGISLSLMLCGSVTFFLGFMLMPWVLGLVVFLYFVGIVSSISMIGRAILCHNPAPPSPTKEIPSWKVL; translated from the exons ATGGAAAGTGAAGATGGAGATAAATACCAGCTGCTTTATCCATTGCAATTCCCAGAAGATTATCCATTCACCTCGATCTTTGAACTGAATTTCCCATCTTTAAATCGCCCCCCTTATCGAACTCCACTTGGAATTCCCGGAACCATGATGGGCCACCAAAATCACCACCACCAGGATCACCAATCCAAGGTCTTGTACGAGCTCTCCGCCCTAGTTTTGAACATCATTCGCTCGCCGCCCACGGCCGCCCCGCGGCGGAGGTGGGACGCCCTCTCCTTCCAGAGCATGACGCCCGCGGGATTCGCCTCCCTGCTCCTCGGGATCTCGCTCTCGCTCATGCTCTGCGGATCGGTCACGTTTTTCTTAGGTTTTATGTTGATGCCTTGGGTTCTCGGATTGGTTGTGTTCTTGTATTTTGTGGGGATTGTTTCCAGTATTTCGATGATTGGGAGAGCCATTCTGTGTCACAATCCCGCGCCTCCGTCGCCCACCAAGGAGATTCCTT CGTGGAAGGTGTTGTGA
- the LOC125216151 gene encoding uncharacterized protein LOC125216151 isoform X1, with protein MESEDGDKYQLLYPLQFPEDYPFTSIFELNFPSLNRPPYRTPLGIPGTMMGHQNHHHQDHQSKVLYELSALVLNIIRSPPTAAPRRRWDALSFQSMTPAGFASLLLGISLSLMLCGSVTFFLGFMLMPWVLGLVVFLYFVGIVSSISMIGRAILCHNPAPPSPTKEIPFRAREGLLG; from the exons ATGGAAAGTGAAGATGGAGATAAATACCAGCTGCTTTATCCATTGCAATTCCCAGAAGATTATCCATTCACCTCGATCTTTGAACTGAATTTCCCATCTTTAAATCGCCCCCCTTATCGAACTCCACTTGGAATTCCCGGAACCATGATGGGCCACCAAAATCACCACCACCAGGATCACCAATCCAAGGTCTTGTACGAGCTCTCCGCCCTAGTTTTGAACATCATTCGCTCGCCGCCCACGGCCGCCCCGCGGCGGAGGTGGGACGCCCTCTCCTTCCAGAGCATGACGCCCGCGGGATTCGCCTCCCTGCTCCTCGGGATCTCGCTCTCGCTCATGCTCTGCGGATCGGTCACGTTTTTCTTAGGTTTTATGTTGATGCCTTGGGTTCTCGGATTGGTTGTGTTCTTGTATTTTGTGGGGATTGTTTCCAGTATTTCGATGATTGGGAGAGCCATTCTGTGTCACAATCCCGCGCCTCCGTCGCCCACCAAGGAGATTCCTT TTCGAGCTAGAGAAGGCCTCTTGGGATGA
- the LOC125216151 gene encoding uncharacterized protein LOC125216151 isoform X2, producing MESEDGDKYQLLYPLQFPEDYPFTSIFELNFPSLNRPPYRTPLGIPGTMMGHQNHHHQDHQSKVLYELSALVLNIIRSPPTAAPRRRWDALSFQSMTPAGFASLLLGISLSLMLCGSVTFFLGFMLMPWVLGLVVFLYFVGIVSSISMIGRAILCHNPAPPSPTKEIPYSIFRLS from the exons ATGGAAAGTGAAGATGGAGATAAATACCAGCTGCTTTATCCATTGCAATTCCCAGAAGATTATCCATTCACCTCGATCTTTGAACTGAATTTCCCATCTTTAAATCGCCCCCCTTATCGAACTCCACTTGGAATTCCCGGAACCATGATGGGCCACCAAAATCACCACCACCAGGATCACCAATCCAAGGTCTTGTACGAGCTCTCCGCCCTAGTTTTGAACATCATTCGCTCGCCGCCCACGGCCGCCCCGCGGCGGAGGTGGGACGCCCTCTCCTTCCAGAGCATGACGCCCGCGGGATTCGCCTCCCTGCTCCTCGGGATCTCGCTCTCGCTCATGCTCTGCGGATCGGTCACGTTTTTCTTAGGTTTTATGTTGATGCCTTGGGTTCTCGGATTGGTTGTGTTCTTGTATTTTGTGGGGATTGTTTCCAGTATTTCGATGATTGGGAGAGCCATTCTGTGTCACAATCCCGCGCCTCCGTCGCCCACCAAGGAGATTCCTT attcaatttttaggTTAAGTTGA